CAATGTGTGGCAAACGTTCTTTTAAATAAGCTTGATTCCTTGCCGGATGCAGCACCAAACGACTTACATTGGGCATTAAATGAGCTTGTAACAAAAAGAAATACCTTGGTAAAAAATAATGTGGTTTTAAAGAATCAAATCCATACATATCTTAGCCATCACTATCCAAATTATAAGAATTTTTTCTTCTCACTAGATAGCAAAACGGCACTGGAATTTTTCAAAGTGTTTCCGTCCCCATCAAAATTAAAGGGAATTACCCTTCAAGAACTTACAGCCTTTCTAAGTGAAAAAAGCCATCATAACTGTTCTGAGAAAAAAGCACGTCAAATACTTGAGTATGTAGAGAAAGACGGAGATACGGAAAATGAATTTCAGGAGTTAAGGGATTTTATTGTCATATCATCAATAAAGCAAATCAATGATAATCTGACTATTATAGCGAGTATTGAGGAAAATATGAAAAAACTAATCCCCCAATTTGGATACAAGCTTGAAAGCATGAAGGGAATTAATGCTGTCACGGCAGCCGGAATAATTGCTGAAGTCGGTGATATATCAAGGTTTCCAAATGCTGATGCTCTTGCTGCTTACTGTGGGATTGCTCCTATGAGGTATTCCACAGGCCAGACAAACAAGAATTTCAGCAACAAACTTGGTAACAGGAATCTATATCAAATATTTTTCCAAATAGCTGTATCTGTGTTGAGTAATCCCATGGGAAAGCCTACAAATGCTTACTTTTATGAATATTATAAAAAGAAACTCTCATGTGGTAAAACGAAAAAACAGTCAATCAAATGTATCATGAGAAAACTGGTAAATATCATTTATAAGATGATGCGGGATAAAACAGAATACCGGGAACCAGTAATTCCAATAGGATAATAGAAATGGTATAATAGATAGAATCTGAAATCAGGTGCTGGTGATAGGAGGATTAAATCATGGGAAGAGTAACTTGTATAAAACATGGTGCAAGCGGAATATCACTTGTTTGCTTCCATATATCAGAGGCTTTTTTCAAAAATATTAGGATCGATCTTAATACTATAACTGACGAATTTTGGGGAACACATTGGCTATGTACAAACTGCCTTGAGTTTTATAAAAAGAATACTCAAACTGAAGAATTTATTAACAAGTTTCTGAGCATTTTTAAACCGATTTGTTGCAAGTGCTTTTATGAGTGGAAAGATTCATTAAATATTAGTACGTTAGAATCGCATGACGTGGATATAGATTCACTTTAATATATATATGGAAAGCCATTAAGGAATATCAGAGGTGCAGAAAGCATTTCAAATATTTTTGGTATAATGGAGTAATAAAGAGTTTGCTAAAAATATTACTAGTAAAATACAGCTATAAGGGGTAAGGTATGGATTTGTATGATTTTGAAACTGAATTTAATAAAAGTTATAATATTGAGAAATTAAAGGTTGAATCAATTAAAGAATTAGAAATACTATTGTATTCAGATAATCCTAGTAATGAAGTTATAGAATTGAGAAAAAATTTAGAGATAGAAGAAACCAGGAGTACACTTAAAATAGAGTTTGCATTCGTTATGAGATACAGGGATTTAGGCAGTACAGGGATTAAGGTATCTGAAATATCCTTTGGAACAATTCCCATATTAAGCGGAGATTGCCCTGTGCTTCCTGATTATTACAGCCCGGATGAAGATACTGCGATGGGTATAATGGAGTATGCTTTTAAGCTTGGTTGTAACCTTTTTGATACCGCTATCGTGCCCGAATATGGGGATGCGGAGATTAAGCTTGGCAAATTTGCTGCTTTTGTGGGAAGGGAAAAGATAATAATATCGGATAAGGCCAGGTTCTTTTATGGAGATGATATGTATAAAGCTGTGCACGAGTCTTATAAAAACCTTGGCACCCATGCGGATATTTATTTTGTACATCAGGTGGACGAAGGAAATGAGGATGTTACATTTGGTAAATACGGTGCTGTAGAAGCCATGAAAGAGCTTAAAGCGGAAGGTAAAATCAAATTTGCAGGTATTGCTTCCCATTATTATGATATCCTATTAAGAGGTGCAAAGGACAAGAGGGTAGATGTCCTCCAAGGCAGCGGCAATATTCTTGAAAGGGGCATGCTTGACCGTATGGAAAACGAACCGCTTTTTATACAAAAGGGTATCATTATAAACAAAGTATATGCTGCAGGAATACTACCGTCCTTCTTTCCTATTAAAACCCTTATATCAGGTGTGCTTTCATACCCAGTATCAAGTGCTTTGATAGGCTTGGGCACACTAGAACAGATAGATCCGGCAATGAGTTATGACCCTGAGTATAACAACGAGCCTAAGTCCGATAAGACTCAAGGCTATATCCGCCCCACGTTTTCACAGGTAATGCAGCTTCTTGAAAAAAGCTTTAAACCAATTCCGTGCGACAGGTGCCAGAGGTGCAGATGCATATACGGCACTGAAATACATATAATCTTCAGGCAATACAATTATTATTTTCTCGGTAAGGATTACTGGGCACTTAGAAAACTGGATCTTGGCATAAACCAAAGTGCTGCTAATTGTAAAAAGTGTTTGGAAATGTCATGTATGAAAAAGTGTCCTCATGGTATAAATATACCGGAAACTGTGCAGATGATAAAGCGGTTGGTAGAAATTCATATCAGAAATTCAATTATTTAATTGACATCATGATTATTGCAAAACATATGAGGAGAGAGTTCATGAATAGAGATAAGCTTGAGATACTGGATATTATAAAAAAGAACAGGATCATTTCAATTATTAGAACCGATAGCTTCGATAAAGCTTACAAATCAGCCGTTGCTATAATTGATGGAGGTATTAAGGTTTTGGAGTTTTCCTGCACTATGAGCTTTGCAGGAGAGCTTATTAAAGAACTCTCCAATAAATACAAAGATACCGATGTCTTGATAGGGGCAGGCACGGTACTTGATACTGAGACTTGTAAAATTGCTATGTCTATGGGTTCACAGTTTATTATCAGTCCATGCCTTAATGTTGAAACCGCCAAAATGTGCCTCCGCTATCAAATTCCATACATTCCCGGAGCAATGACGGTAAAGGAAACGGTGGACTGCATGGAGGCAGGTGCGGATATTGTAAAGATATTTCCTTCAGAATTATTCGGTCTTGCCATCATTAAAGCCCTGAAAGGCCCGCTGCCACAGGCACCTCTAATGCCTACAGGTGGTGTCAGCATCGACAATATCGATACATGGTTTGAAGCAGGAGCTATGGCTGTAGGAGTGGGAAGGAACCTGTATGCCAGTGCGGATTCTTGTGATTATCAGGCAGTTACGGAGCTGGCTCGAAGGTATGTGAATAAGATCACGGGGATATAATTGCCGTAGTTACAGAACGCTTACCCTTAAGCCTGTGTTCTAGCATACTCACAATTACAAGAGATAGTAAGGGATAAGTATTATGATTATTGTCATCCGAGTGTGGAGATATTCATTTAGAAGGCTTACTAGCGGATCAGGAGTTGACTCAAGACGACTCAGATTTGAGAGTATATTTGTACCATTAATGCTTGAACTATCAAGTTCTTCCTCCCAGAATTTAATTGATAATGATGACGATGATCTACCAGAAAGATAGTGGTTACCTCTTTTTATACGATGTCGTCAATTTTCTTAAAAGTTTAGGTCAAATTGAAATAACTAAAAAGCTTGAATATGTATATGCTTTTATGGCATTTGCAAACTCTTCATGCCACTCATTACCTGGATACCTCACACTCGCTTTTTATTCCATAATCCCCATAAATTTATATAATTATGCAAATATTATCAATTTTTAGCAGGAATTTAGGCTTTAATACAGAATTTATATACTTATATTGAATTTTATTACAAATTTGGTCACAACTCGAAGTATATCGCGATTATCTGTCAAAAGTCCAGCCTGCAGGTTCAAGAGGATTGCCTGTTATGGATATGGACCAATTTCAGCTTTTAGCCACCACCAAAAATAAAGGAGGAATCCGAATATGGGTAAAGAAATGTCCAACGGTATTATGAACAGTATCTACCAAAAGATCAATGAGTTTTTAGGTGCAGGGGATCAATTATTTGTAATGGAATTTCCGGCAAGACCGCTAAACGGACGTATGTACGAATACTCAACGGATGATAGGAACAGTGTGTTGACAAAGCCTTACACAATTTCAGAGGCAGAATTCAGATTATCGGACGACCTTTACAACATTTCACCGATTGTTCAAGGTGCCAACGGCGAAAAACTGTCTGTTGTATATGAGACTTTACTGAACAATTATGTTCCGAGGTTGGACAATTTAAAAGATTTTGTTGCAGATAAGGCAGAAATCAGGAAGTGGCTGTTAGGACAAATAGAGGATGAGATAGACGGCCAAAAGGTAGTATGTTCAAGAATAGAGTTCTGCCAAAGACTCTTTGCAAAATATTTGGATCTAAAAAACAAATGGACACAGGAAAAGGATGCAAAGTTTGATTCGTATAGGGTAAAGGATGATTTGGACGGATTTGCAAAATGGGTATCATCCGAAGGTTTAGTTAGGGATGAGCAACTTAACAATTTCTTTAATGATGTGGTAGTCAGGGGAAACTATCACGAAGTCCTTACTTTTCTAGGCTTTCTGAATGTTTCTTCTCCAGCTGAGTCCCTGGAATCTACAAAACAAAATATGCGCAATTCGGTCAGGAAGTCCTTGGATGCATCAATGAAAGTATACCCGGTGCAGTTCCAGCCGAATAACTGGTTTAAATCCTTAAAACCCAACTTTAGCCCTAAAGATTTAACCATGTCGACAGAGATTCTTCTTTCAGAATTCAAATCAAAACAAAAGCAGTTGGAAAAGCTTAAATCAGACTTAGCTCAATTGGAACTTTTTAATATTGACCAGGCCGAGATCCAAAACCTTGAAAAGGAAGTGGAGGCTGGAAAAGTAGCTTTCAGGCAAGCGGAAGCTCAGTTAATAAAAAAATATGGTGATGGTGTAGTAACTGCATTTAAGGTATATTTGAATGCTCAAACAGGAGGAGCACTGTCTGGTTTAAAAAACATAAAGAGTGAGGATTTTGATAAAAAAACAGCAGATGCATTGGGATTGGCACAGGATGTAGTAGAAGCCATGCTGGGAACTTATAAGGCACAGTCGGACTTTATCGATAAGGCTGAAAGCCTAACTCAGCTTCAGGCAAAATATGCAGAAGCCAATGCTCACGACTATAGGTCTCAAATGCTCAGGATAAAAGATCAGATAGCTGATATAAATGCAGATATAAATTTTTTGAAGCCATTGGTTGGAGGTGTATTATCGAAAGAAAATATTGCTGGAGATAAGGAAGACCTGCCGTTAATCCCAGAAAAGCAGCAGGAATTATCCGATTCCGAGTTTACCGACATAATTATTACGACTGAAGATGCTGAACAGGCATCCAAATCAGACTCCTATTCAACCGCATCCCATAGCAGTTGGAATGTAAGCGGCTGGTTCTTTTCCGCCGGCGGCAGTTCAAGCAGTTCTTATGCTAGCTCAAATCAGGAATCTCTGGCAACAGACAGTAAATTTGAAATCGGTTTCAGGGTTACTAAGGTCTCTATCGATAGAGGCGGTTGGTTTAACCCTAATATTTTTAAAATTGCCCATGCCTTTCAGAGACTTGCGGAATTAAGAGCAGGTGCCGGATTGACAAAAGAAGATATTCAAAATGCTGTAAATACGTCTACACCTACAAATAACAAACTAGCCAGCCTTCTAAAATATACTTCAGATGATAATATCTCGTATAACTATGCTCTGCCTGGTTATCCTATAGGGTTTGTAATAGCCAAGGATATTACTATTAAAATATCAATGACAGAAGATAAAAGCAAAGTTATGAGCCAATATATGGATAGCAGCAGTTCTTCAGGCGGAGGGTTCTTATGTTTCAGCTGCTCCAATTCCTCTTCAAGTAAAAGCTCAAATCAAACTTCTTATCACGGTTATCATGCCGATCACTACTATATCAGAATTCCCGGGCCACAAATTCTAGGCTGGTTTGTTCAATTGACACCAAAGGACAATGCAAGTCCATATTCCAGCCTGGATAAATCAGGGGTGGCTGAAGAACTAAGGAAGGAATTGCAAAAGTATGACAAGATTGGCAATAAGGAATAAACGGCTGGTAAATATTTGACGCAGATTACAAACACGCCAAAATTAGTATGATTAATGAAGAGCACAACAAGCTTCTCTCAACACTGAAATAGAGCCTTAAATAATATATGGCTCTATTTTTTATGTCAATACACGATATTTTGACGCTTACAATTATGTTATAAATAAGTATTAACCTATGTCAGATACATTTTATGCACCCAATAATGTCTTATATATTTGACATATAGCATGATATATGTTATTATATGTCTAGAGGTGATGAGAATGGCTAAAAACTTGCGGTTAAAATCTGCTCGAGCCGCAAAGGATTTATCTCAGAAGGCATTAGCAGATATGGTTGATGTCACACGCCAAACCATAAATGCGATTGAGATGGGCGAATATAATCCATCAATTAAACTATGCATTGCTATATGCAAAGCACTGGACAAAACACTAAACGATTTATTTTGGGAGGAGATAGGCAATGAAAAAATGTAATTTTGATGAGCGTCAATTATTTATTCGGGGTAATATTTTCAAACACGTGACAATTATTATGGCAGCACTGCTTATTCTGAATGCCTTCTTGATGGATAACGGCATAATATGGGCTGACGCAATACATTCCAATTTCATTATTTTACTCATTTCTGTGGCTTTCGGTTCAATTGAGATGATTTTCAAAGAGGCATATATCCAAAAAAATAGTGCACAAAAGATTAGTGTTATTCTAATTGGAATTTTATCTGGAGCACTAATTATTCTCTCTTTAATTGATTTCTTCGTTGTAGGAGATAAGTTTATAGCAAGGAATCAGCTTACGCACGAAGGCGGAACATTTATAGTGTCTGTGCTGTTATTTAGTATATTTGTTGGCTTTATCATCAAATCTATTATTCTGATAAAGGCAAAAAAAGAAGAATAGACATGATCTTTTTTGTATTAATATCATATCAAAAATTTAAATAAATTCCAGGCAAAAGAATAATAAAAAACGCCTTACAATAAGTACTAATTCTCCATGCAAGTTCGTTTCAAAATCAGCAATCCACATAGCCTTCCTATATACTAAAGTATAAGCTTATCTGCCTCAAAAACAGAGTATGGGATGTAAAAGTTAAAGTCTCTAAATGAACCTGGTTCATCTACATCGTCCAGCAAAAGATGGATATCCAATTTGTCTGACAAGACCAAAAAGCTTATTTTGTCAAGATAAGCTCTTATACCTTTATATCTGCTGTCCAGCATTACCTTATATCTATTTTCATCAAACTTTTTTCGGTATGACAATTCTTTCCGGATGTATTTATCTATTACACTTATAGTCAATAAATGAGTAAAAACCCTAAATCCCTTGATAGTAGCCCTATCATTCATAGATATAAGCCTCCCTGTGATTTATATAAATATCTATAATTTACAGAAGTTTAGTATCAATCTATTAATTGGAAATCTAAACATTGTCATTTTATCATATGAATCAAAGATTTAAAAGAATATATTTATGGGAAGGTAGGTTTGCCCCCCATACTCAAATCATGAACAAAATTTATAGCGTAAGCAATTTTTTGATTATGCCTTAATACTGACAATGGCTTGATATTATCACAATAAATCAATATAATTATTAATATAAAACTATTGTTACGCAATGGGTAAACAAGGAATACTTTGTTTTTATATTTCTTAAGGAGGAGTCAAATGTTAGAATTTCTAGGTGGTATAATAGAAATTGTTTTAAATAATAAAAAAGTGCCTAAATGGCTTAAATTATTAATAGGAACTTGTTTGCTTCTGCCAGTAATTATTTTACTTCTAATAGGAAGTATCGTATCTTTATTCTCTAAAGAAATAATGCGTTCATTTTTAGGCTTGATTGTTGCGATAGGATTGTTTCTGTTATGGATATTCTTTTTATATAAATCTAGAAAAGTCTGAAGAAAGCATCTTGAATATCAATATAATTGTTGATGAAAACTAAAACTTAAAGAGGAATAACAGGAAGTGAGATTACATTGGAAAAGATAAAGACAAATGTCATGAGGATTCTTGATAGGGCAAAAATCAAATATAATACATATGCATATGATCATAGTGATGGCATGATTGACGGAGTTTCGGTGGCAAGTAAAATGGGGCAGCCTGTTGAGCGGGTATATAAGACTCTTGTGACGCAGGGAGCAAACAGGGAATACTTTGTTTTTATAATCCCCGTAGCTGAAGAGCTTGATTTAAAAGCGGCTGCCAAGGCTGTGGGACAAAAATCGGTTGAGATGATTAAGGTGTCGGATATTAACAAGGTTACCGGTTATATTAGAGGAGGATGTTCTCCTGTTGGAATGAAAAAGGAATACAAAACTGTAATTGACAGCTCTTGCGAGAAGCTGGATGCTATCATTGTAAGTGCAGGAAAGATAGGCCATCAGATTGAGATAGCACCTAAGGATCTGACAAATCTAATAGGGTGTAAGACAGAAAGAATAGCAGCAGAAAAGGACATATAAATTGTTTGTTTTATATTTTGAATAGGGAAGGTTACTAATATGAAACTGAAATTAATAATTATTAGCTTGTTCATCTTTACTTCTTGCTTATTTCAACTAAATATCTATGCTGACAATAACATTTCGCAGCTTGAGATAACAGACATGAAGATAGAGAATATAAGTTATTATAGTGCTGAATTAATCTGGAATACAACAGATGAAGCTGAATCAACACTATTGTATTGGGAAAGTCAGAATTTTAGTCCTGATATGATAGGAACTAAAAAAGGAAGAGAACACAAAGTATCATTAAATAGACTGAGGCCTGACACAAAATATTATTATCAGATTTACCCTGATAAAGCTGATATAGAATTGGATGTTAATAGTGAGATATACTCTTTTACAACAGCAGAGTATAAAATATCTGATGTAAAAGTACAAAACATAGGCTATACAAGTGCAGATATAAGTTGGAACACAACGTATGAAGACAAGTCAACAATTCTATATTGGTCAAGCAAGGGAGATATGGTAGATAAAATTGTTACCGGCGAAAGCAAGGCTCATACAGTGTCATTGCATTATCTGATGCCGGATACTAAATATTATTACCAAATATATTCGGATAATTTGGATTTATATACAAACATTAGCAGTGAAGTTTTCTCGTTTAATACAAGGGAATCTATTAAAATAACCAATATAACTGAAAATAATATAGGAGATAATACTGCGGAAATAAGTTGGAATACAACAGATAAAGCCAAATCAACAATACTGTATTGGTCAAGTCAAGGTGAAATTATTAATAGTATCCAAACTATAGAGAGTAAGGAACATACAGTGTCATTGCCTTATATATTACCAGGAAAGAAATATTATTACAAAATATATACTGAAAAGCCTGACTTATATATACATGTAGAAAGTGATACATATTCATTTACAACACCAGGTACTGATACCTATCCGTTTATGAATATTGATGATAAAGTAACAAATATCAAGGCAGAAAATATAGGATATAGAAGTGCAGGAATAAGATGGACCTTATTGGATGAAGCAGATTTAACATTAAGATATGGAACAAGTCCTGATCAGATGTATGAAAGTATTGAAATTGCAGATGGAAATGATAACAAAGCTTTATTATCCGATTTAGTGGCAAATACAGAATATTATTACCAGATAAGTATATATGACCCCACTTTGCAAGCAACTGCAACAAGCGATATATATTCATTCAAAACTGAGGATTACAAATTAATAGACTTGAGTGTAAAAGATATAGATAGCGTAAGTGCTAAAATAAGCTGGACAACAACGGATGAAGCTAATTCAATAATACGATATGGAATAAGCCCAGACCAGATGAATGCTGAAATAGAAATTACAGGAGGTAAAGAACACACAGTAACAATAAGAGATCTTATACCTAAGACTAAATATTATTATCAGATATATACACGTAATCCAGAGTCAAATATATTTGTTGTAAGTGATTTATATTCATTTACAACAGCAGGTTGGTATAAAATAACAGATATTGCTGTTAAAAATATAGGATACACAAGTACGGAAATAAGCTGGACAACAACGGACGGGGCAGATTCAATATTAGCATGTGGTAGAAGTCCCATGCAGTTGGGCGATTGCATTTATACTTCAGAAGGTAAAGAACATAAAGCAACAATAAATAAATTGCAGCCTGGAAAAAAATATTATTTTGCTATTCAAGCAGAAAAAACCTATTTATCAAATAGTCACAAATATATAGTAAGAAGCGAATTATACTCATTTACAACAGTACAGGATTCATATAAGATTTCTGGATATATTTCACCTGATTTTATAAATATCAAAAGCAACACTTCAAATATAAAGTCAGGCTTCAAGGTAGAGTTAGAAGGCATCGGTTTAAATGCAGTAAGCGATGAAAATGGGTACTTTGAAATAATTGATATACCATCAGGGTGTGATTACACTTTGAAAATAAGTAAACCCAATTATCTACATAGAGAGATAAAAAATGTGGCTATAGAAAATGATTTGCAGATTAGCAACTTGGACGGACCAATTGATATATGGGCTGGAGACATAGCTAAAGAAGGCGTGCAAGATAATGTTATAAATATAATGGACATTATTGAGATGGCTAAAGTATTTAACAGCTCAATTGGGGACATCAGCTATAAATTGGAATATGATTTTAATAGTGATGATGTAATAAATATGCTTGATATTGTTATTGTGGCAAAACATTTTAATTGTAGCTCAAGTGATTATTGAATCAAGGCATTAGTTCCTGCTTAGTGGTTTTTGCTGATAATTGACATGTCAATCTTTTGAATGATAGAATTATTGGTATTAAAGAAGGAAACCAATTATTTTTACACTATAAATAAAAAGCTTAAGAGTAAATTTAATCCACAATTCAAAGAAACGTGCTAATGCGAGTCAAAAAGCAAGTAACCTTTAAAAAAGAAGGTAAGGAAATGAGCAAGTAGCTTACCCATTTCAACTTATTTCACTATGTTTATATACTTAATTAAAAAGTGTCTATTTCTGCAGTATTTGTGTTAGCATTCCAATTCACCTTAGCTCCAAGACTTTCAGAAATAAACCTTAACGGTACAAAGGTTCTATTATTATAAATTTTGGCCGGTACATCCAGTTTTACAGATTTGCCATTAATTTTGGCATTAGTGCTGTTAATATGCAGCTCAACTTTTGTTAAGCCTTTTTGCCCCAATATGGTTTTTGTTTTCTCATTCCATTCAACCTTTCCGTCTAAGGCTTCAAAAATAGCTCGAACAGGTACTAATATCCTGTTATTTTCCATGACAGGCGGTACTTCATCTATTAGTAGCTTCCCGTTGATTGTAATTTTATTTCTTGCCATATACCAGTCATATGTTTGCTGCTCATCCGTATTCAAGCCATCTAACTGTATATCCTCAGGAATTGGGGTATTTGAAGGCGTAGGCATTTCATCTTCTTTTGTTGTTTCTTTGTTAATCTGCTGATGATCAGGATAAATTACAACTGGAGTATTCACTGTTTCATCATTACTGTCTATTATCGTAAGTAATATAGTTCCTGGATTTATTGCTGTTAAAGTCAAAGTATTACCTGTTATTTTTATGTCGGCTTTAGCATCTTGTGCATAAAAAGCATTCTCCGGTATTTGTGCACCCCCATATAGCAAAAACTCATCTTTTTCCATAACCTTAGCTTCAAGTACTTTAAATTCCCCTTTTCCTCCATAAATTGAGGCCGTTACTGTCTCACTAGCCTTTAAAGTTATAACAGGGGGCTCTATCCCAATTGAATCACTGTATAAAGACATATACTCATTAATTATTTCTATAGCTTCAGGCCGCATGTCCTGTTTCAATGTTTTGTCATTTAATACATCTTCATATACTTTCCATACCTTATACCAATCATAGCTCAAATAATCCTGTGCCTTAACGATAGATGTAACTATAGAAACCGTAAGACTGTTATTAATTTTTTGCGTTGCTTTTTCCAATAAAGGTATTGCGTTTTGTGGATTAAAATAGTCCCCCATGCAAATCAGATACCCAATACATAATAGCTCACTTCCGCTTAAGCTATCTAAATCAAGTTCATTAACAGATTTATTGTATGTAAGTTTTGTATACTCATTGGCTATGTTTTTGCCATAATAATTCCAACCAAGAGCATTAATCACAGCAGCCTTAATATCAATTGGATTATTCTTGTTCGATAAGTAACGGGCAATTTCATCACTTACAAATCTTAACTCTGCTGCCTTTTTAACTATATTAATGTCAAGGTATGCTTCATAAAACTGCGTATTAGTGACAGGTGAATCAGCAAAGCTTACTTGTGGAAACATTTGTAGTAAAATAGTGAATAACAGTAAAAATAAAATAAATTTTCTCATATAAACCCCTATTCTACCGCAGCCGCTAGCGGCAAAAATAATAAAAGAAATATGCGGCATACATGACCCATTCAATCCATAAATAGTATAACTTCTTTTATTCTCCAGTTCAAGAACAAAATCGCTTACGATTTTGCGATATTCCGAAACTGCCGGGTAAGAAAAAATAGGAATTTGGACTTATTGACGTAAATATCCATAAATGCTACAATTTAATGATCAGTCATGATCATTAAATAACTTCCGCTATAAATTTCGCTCATGTGTTGACTTAACTCGTCAACACCCGCTCAAAAGCGGGAGTAATTTTTCATTCATGCCTTAGTATAATAATCTCCGAAAGGAATTAACTATGTTTTGTCCTAATTGCAATTCAGAAGTTAACAATAATTACAGTAAATGCAATTATTGCGGTTATAGTTTTAGCAATGATCATAAAAATGACTATGTCAACAATGACAATTACACCAACACTAACGACCAAAACCATGATGTTCTAAATGAATCTTATTTTTCCACTTATATTACAAGTTCACAGCAGGTAGATAAACAGTCAAGGGTATCTAAAAAAATCATAATACCCCTTGTGGCTGTTATTATTGTATTTTTGATTACGATACCGCTTTCCTTTTATCTGTACAACAATGTCTACCTTTACAACAAACAGGTTTCTTCAGTAATAGACAAAGTTGAAGTCAAGAACTTTAACGGAGCAAAGACAACCTATGACAAAATAAAGAAAAGCAAGCCTTATGGCATTCAAACCAAGGTCCTATCTGCTGTTGAAAAGGATTTAAAGGATAGGGTAGAGGTGCTGTCAAAAAACTTTATAGATGATAAACTGAGCTATGCTGAGATTGACAAATGGTTTAAAGGCCTTTCACAGTTGGATTTTTTAAAAAGCAGTATAGGTGAAAAGGAAAAAACCCTTGCAA
The genomic region above belongs to Pseudobacteroides sp. and contains:
- a CDS encoding copper amine oxidase N-terminal domain-containing protein, with amino-acid sequence MRKFILFLLLFTILLQMFPQVSFADSPVTNTQFYEAYLDINIVKKAAELRFVSDEIARYLSNKNNPIDIKAAVINALGWNYYGKNIANEYTKLTYNKSVNELDLDSLSGSELLCIGYLICMGDYFNPQNAIPLLEKATQKINNSLTVSIVTSIVKAQDYLSYDWYKVWKVYEDVLNDKTLKQDMRPEAIEIINEYMSLYSDSIGIEPPVITLKASETVTASIYGGKGEFKVLEAKVMEKDEFLLYGGAQIPENAFYAQDAKADIKITGNTLTLTAINPGTILLTIIDSNDETVNTPVVIYPDHQQINKETTKEDEMPTPSNTPIPEDIQLDGLNTDEQQTYDWYMARNKITINGKLLIDEVPPVMENNRILVPVRAIFEALDGKVEWNEKTKTILGQKGLTKVELHINSTNAKINGKSVKLDVPAKIYNNRTFVPLRFISESLGAKVNWNANTNTAEIDTF